In the genome of Flavobacterium panacagri, one region contains:
- a CDS encoding alpha/beta fold hydrolase, which yields MSTIKTQDGTEIFYKDWGTGQPIVFHHGWPLSSDDWDAQMIFFLKQGYRVIAHDRRGHGRSGQSAAGNNMETYASDVAALTEALDLKNAIHVGHSTGGGEVIRYAAKYGKGRIAKAVIISAVTPIMIQNETNPEGVPLSVFDEIRQGTGFNRAQYFYDFPIPFYGWNREGQTVQEGIKHNWWRQGMMGSVLAHYEGIKAFSESDFTEDLKSLDIPVLVLHGEDDQIVPYDQAPRAAKLLKNGKLISYPGFPHGMPTTEAETINNDILAFIKE from the coding sequence ATGAGCACTATTAAAACACAAGACGGAACAGAAATTTTTTACAAAGATTGGGGAACAGGTCAGCCAATTGTTTTTCACCACGGATGGCCTTTATCATCTGATGACTGGGATGCACAGATGATATTTTTTCTAAAACAAGGATACAGAGTTATTGCACATGATCGTCGCGGACACGGTCGTTCTGGTCAAAGTGCTGCAGGAAATAATATGGAAACTTATGCATCAGACGTAGCTGCATTGACTGAAGCACTTGACTTAAAAAATGCTATTCACGTAGGACATTCAACCGGAGGTGGTGAAGTAATTCGTTACGCTGCAAAATATGGAAAAGGGCGTATCGCAAAAGCAGTAATCATTAGCGCTGTAACACCTATTATGATTCAAAATGAAACGAATCCAGAAGGCGTGCCACTATCTGTTTTTGATGAAATCAGACAAGGCACAGGATTTAACAGAGCTCAGTATTTTTATGATTTCCCTATTCCTTTCTACGGATGGAATCGTGAAGGACAAACTGTTCAGGAAGGAATAAAACACAACTGGTGGCGTCAAGGAATGATGGGATCTGTTTTAGCGCATTATGAAGGAATCAAAGCTTTCTCTGAATCTGATTTTACAGAAGACCTTAAAAGTTTAGATATTCCAGTTCTAGTACTGCATGGAGAAGATGACCAAATTGTTCCTTACGATCAAGCTCCAAGAGCAGCAAAACTTTTGAAAAACGGAAAACTAATTTCTTATCCAGGTTTTCCTCATGGTATGCCAACTACAGAAGCGGAGACAATCAATAACGATATTCTTGCTTTTATTAAAGAATAA
- a CDS encoding NADPH-dependent F420 reductase, whose protein sequence is MKIGIIGISSLTLELACRAAQAGYEVIINNPRGGSLIKEVVKTMGNKARIGTLEESADAEIVILFLPKDDLENVLKSLPDMSGKIVVHTSGLIFDPHLLLSGITNAMTYKITASLLPEAHVVKLFNPIETKPRQIPATQENREDIFYIADDTNSRNVIRTFLKKLHYLPIDLSARFHLYNKGLNLKNFVNPLAVRPLKNSPN, encoded by the coding sequence ATGAAAATTGGAATCATTGGAATCAGCAGTCTTACTCTAGAATTAGCCTGCAGAGCAGCACAAGCAGGTTATGAAGTCATTATAAACAATCCCAGAGGAGGAAGTCTTATCAAGGAGGTTGTTAAAACAATGGGAAATAAAGCAAGAATTGGAACACTTGAGGAATCTGCAGATGCGGAAATAGTTATACTGTTTCTTCCAAAAGATGATTTAGAAAATGTTTTAAAGTCTCTTCCTGACATGTCCGGAAAAATCGTAGTGCATACCAGCGGGTTAATTTTTGATCCTCATTTACTGCTGTCGGGCATTACAAATGCTATGACCTATAAAATAACAGCTTCACTTCTTCCAGAGGCTCATGTTGTAAAATTATTCAATCCAATCGAAACTAAACCAAGACAGATTCCCGCAACACAAGAAAACAGAGAAGATATTTTTTACATTGCTGACGATACAAACTCTAGAAATGTTATAAGAACTTTTCTAAAAAAACTTCATTATCTTCCTATTGATCTGTCGGCTAGATTCCATCTGTATAATAAAGGACTAAATTTAAAAAACTTCGTTAATCCATTGGCAGTTAGACCTTTAAAAAACAGTCCTAACTAG
- a CDS encoding LacI family DNA-binding transcriptional regulator, with translation MKRITIKDIAKAADVSVTTVSFVLNKKGESKGISGEVIEKVFKVSEEMKFKPNMIASSLRTGKTRSIGLIVEDISNPFFSDLARIIEKQAAELNYRVFYCSTEGDDKRAEDLVQSLLQANVDGFIVTPTEKMREVIEYLIKLKCPVVLADSYFEDQEVCHVVLDNEEGAQTAVEYLLEKGFTKIAFVTNYSQLIQMSLRKQGYSKTLQIAGLYDESRILDMDYHLSEAKRIETISKFLMHKPEIDAVLFGANYLLLAGLQSFRNLGLKIPMDKAVISFDDHDSFRLHSPPITVLAQPIEEIGKMAVGLLMEQMVSRKDFVTVKEKKKGNLIIRESV, from the coding sequence GTGAAAAGGATTACGATAAAAGATATCGCCAAAGCCGCAGATGTATCTGTTACGACCGTTTCGTTTGTTCTTAATAAAAAGGGAGAGAGCAAAGGGATCAGCGGAGAAGTAATAGAAAAAGTTTTTAAAGTCAGTGAAGAAATGAAATTTAAGCCTAACATGATCGCTAGTAGCCTGCGTACTGGCAAAACAAGATCTATAGGTTTGATTGTTGAAGATATTTCAAATCCTTTTTTTTCAGATTTAGCAAGAATAATAGAAAAACAAGCTGCTGAGCTAAATTACAGAGTTTTTTATTGCAGTACCGAAGGAGATGATAAACGTGCAGAGGATCTTGTCCAAAGTTTACTACAGGCTAATGTAGATGGATTTATTGTAACTCCTACCGAAAAAATGAGGGAAGTAATAGAGTATTTAATTAAACTAAAATGTCCTGTTGTTCTGGCGGATAGCTATTTTGAAGACCAAGAAGTGTGTCATGTTGTTCTTGATAACGAAGAAGGAGCGCAAACAGCTGTAGAGTATCTCTTGGAGAAAGGATTTACTAAAATTGCTTTTGTGACCAATTATTCGCAGTTAATTCAAATGAGTTTAAGAAAGCAGGGATATAGTAAAACATTGCAGATAGCTGGTTTATATGATGAATCTAGAATTCTTGATATGGATTATCATTTAAGTGAAGCTAAACGTATTGAGACAATCAGTAAATTTTTAATGCATAAACCTGAAATCGATGCGGTTCTTTTTGGAGCAAATTATTTGCTGCTTGCTGGACTGCAGTCTTTTAGGAATCTAGGGCTTAAAATTCCGATGGATAAAGCAGTAATCAGTTTTGATGATCACGATAGTTTTAGGCTTCATTCACCTCCAATAACTGTTTTAGCACAGCCAATCGAAGAGATTGGAAAAATGGCTGTTGGATTATTAATGGAACAGATGGTCAGCAGAAAAGATTTTGTGACAGTCAAGGAAAAGAAAAAGGGAAACCTTATTATCAGAGAATCCGTTTAA
- a CDS encoding hydrolase yields MKPSANLLSPDNHALVLIDFEGQMAFATNNIAISELRNNVAIICGASKIFNVPTIVTTVFEESFAGPVFPEIEEYYPIATSGYIDRTTMNTWEDENAYKAITGTKKQKIVLAGLWTGVCIVGPALSAIEEGYEVYVITDACGDVSTEAHERSIQRMIQAGAQPITSIQYLLELQRDWARQETYVSVTNLMKKHGGSYGLGIHYAHNMLKH; encoded by the coding sequence ATGAAACCATCAGCAAACTTATTATCCCCAGATAACCATGCATTAGTATTAATTGATTTTGAAGGACAAATGGCATTTGCTACCAATAACATTGCGATAAGCGAACTTCGTAATAATGTGGCTATTATCTGCGGTGCATCTAAAATATTTAATGTTCCAACTATTGTAACCACTGTTTTTGAAGAAAGCTTTGCGGGGCCAGTTTTCCCAGAAATCGAAGAATATTACCCTATTGCTACTTCAGGATATATCGACCGTACTACAATGAATACTTGGGAAGATGAAAATGCATACAAAGCCATTACGGGAACAAAAAAACAAAAAATAGTTTTAGCGGGATTATGGACAGGTGTTTGTATCGTTGGACCAGCTTTATCAGCAATTGAAGAAGGTTATGAAGTATATGTAATCACAGATGCATGCGGAGATGTGAGTACCGAAGCTCATGAACGTTCTATCCAGAGAATGATCCAAGCTGGTGCACAACCCATAACTTCTATTCAATACTTATTAGAACTTCAAAGGGATTGGGCACGTCAGGAAACTTATGTTTCAGTAACGAACTTAATGAAAAAACATGGTGGATCTTATGGTTTAGGAATTCATTATGCACACAACATGCTGAAACACTAA
- a CDS encoding SusC/RagA family TonB-linked outer membrane protein, whose translation MKKLLYEVLLVFLAVLCFQETHAQNKTISGIIIDNTNLPVPSATIKEKGTKQEVGTDFDGRFQISVKEGATIIISSLGYKTVELKAVDGMKVKLAGETNELEGLTVTALGQSKKNKSIGYATSTIKADAITKTASPTIANSLYGKAPGVRITSTPGGAGAINIQIRGLNSITGKNQPLIVLDGVPIRDGEVNNNDYWNQQRVKNNGLADINPEDIENISILKGASAAALYGSEAVNGVVLITSKSGKGKKGLGFDFSTSYSNNEIAYLPRFQYERGPGWTNANYSTGYLAPDGFAHYDTNGDGIADTRGVSASTNNFGPWFDGQPIMSWDGVVRPYSAQKNGYKNLFQNAWDATTNFAISSSGDNSNIRFSYTHTESEGLSMGNKNKKNTFNLNASFKTGRSLKTDVIVSYMNQDVHNRTFAMDRLVNNFTGMLSPFDNGDWYKAKYKTSLGYKYVTGTNQSLTPDENIIRNGFKADIGDYFWNINAKQQDEITNRMIASITETLTIMKDLSLRGRVSTDLTSVNIESKNPVEVPLIYQFGGDRSGSYLLDSQDYNILYGDLLLTYNKQLTDDFNLTAVLGYSGSQETGKLLGRSTNGGLSVEGWYDMNSSINVPTSTSSKYEVIKDAVFGTLSGSFRNYLFVEGTIRRDRTSTMNPNNNAFTYPSVNSSFVLSEAFELPEFISYAKMRGSWGIVGNYPDRYAANIAFSQTSLGNQGTTTPVLITTSPAEYGNEGIKPEMKTEYELGFETKFFDRRLGLDFSYYNATIKDQILNLTLAPTTGATSILANVGELSNKGFEVALTGSPFRTQNFSWDVTLNWAKNINKIVKLANGASELLHADYDGSAAQLKSVVGESMGGIYAHPVKTDASGNKMVDSDGYYMIDGDKWEKYGTVTPKGVGGLLNSFTYKNVTLDVNVDYSYGGYLMPTGVNWMTSRGLTEESLKYSTNERGGLTYYMDGAKGVQVDNSATSGPSGQTLYRDGMLMEGVLADGSVNTNVISQAGYYNMTYNWGGPQYSSSRYDLYIQKNNYVKLREVSLAYSMPKLWADKIGASKLTFSVFGRNLLYFYRTIKDMDAEATTSGSRWSQNVNNAGLTPSTRSFGAMIRASF comes from the coding sequence ATGAAAAAACTGTTATATGAAGTATTGTTAGTTTTTCTAGCAGTACTGTGCTTTCAAGAGACACATGCTCAAAACAAGACAATATCGGGAATAATTATAGATAACACAAATCTTCCTGTTCCTTCTGCAACCATTAAGGAAAAAGGAACGAAACAGGAAGTAGGTACAGATTTCGATGGAAGATTTCAAATTTCAGTAAAAGAAGGTGCTACTATTATCATCAGCTCTTTAGGATATAAAACAGTTGAATTAAAAGCTGTTGACGGAATGAAAGTTAAATTGGCTGGAGAGACCAATGAACTTGAAGGTCTTACTGTTACGGCTTTAGGACAATCTAAGAAAAACAAATCAATTGGTTATGCTACCAGCACGATTAAAGCTGATGCTATTACCAAAACAGCTTCGCCAACTATTGCCAATTCATTATATGGTAAGGCGCCAGGTGTTCGAATAACTTCTACCCCTGGAGGAGCGGGAGCAATCAATATTCAGATACGTGGATTAAACTCAATCACAGGTAAAAATCAGCCATTGATAGTTCTGGATGGTGTGCCTATTCGTGATGGTGAAGTAAATAATAATGATTACTGGAACCAGCAGCGTGTTAAGAATAATGGTCTGGCAGATATCAATCCTGAAGATATTGAGAACATCTCTATTCTTAAGGGAGCTTCTGCAGCAGCATTATATGGTTCAGAGGCTGTAAATGGAGTTGTATTGATTACCTCTAAATCTGGTAAAGGAAAAAAAGGTTTAGGTTTTGATTTCAGCACCAGCTACTCTAATAATGAGATTGCCTATTTGCCAAGATTTCAGTACGAAAGAGGACCAGGATGGACTAATGCAAACTATTCAACAGGATATTTAGCACCAGACGGTTTTGCTCATTATGATACCAATGGTGATGGTATTGCCGATACGAGAGGTGTTTCTGCAAGTACTAATAACTTTGGCCCATGGTTTGACGGACAGCCAATTATGTCATGGGATGGAGTAGTTCGTCCATATTCGGCTCAGAAAAATGGATATAAAAACCTGTTTCAAAATGCATGGGATGCCACTACAAATTTTGCAATTTCTAGCAGTGGAGACAACAGTAATATTCGTTTTTCATATACCCATACAGAATCTGAAGGTTTAAGCATGGGGAATAAAAACAAAAAAAATACATTTAACCTAAACGCCTCGTTCAAAACAGGAAGAAGCTTAAAGACAGATGTTATTGTAAGTTATATGAATCAAGATGTCCACAATCGTACTTTTGCGATGGATCGTTTGGTAAACAACTTTACAGGTATGCTAAGCCCTTTTGACAATGGAGATTGGTACAAGGCAAAATACAAAACAAGTTTAGGATATAAATATGTTACAGGAACAAATCAAAGTTTAACACCTGATGAAAACATTATCCGTAATGGTTTCAAAGCAGATATTGGTGATTATTTCTGGAATATAAATGCCAAACAGCAAGATGAAATTACAAACCGTATGATTGCCAGTATTACCGAAACATTGACAATTATGAAAGATTTGTCATTACGAGGGCGTGTTTCTACAGATTTAACTTCGGTAAATATAGAATCAAAAAATCCGGTAGAAGTACCTTTAATTTATCAATTTGGAGGAGATCGTTCAGGTTCATATTTGCTCGATTCTCAAGATTACAATATTCTTTACGGAGACTTATTATTAACTTATAATAAACAGCTTACTGATGATTTTAATTTAACTGCTGTCCTTGGTTATTCAGGTTCACAAGAAACAGGGAAATTATTAGGACGTTCAACTAATGGAGGTTTAAGTGTTGAAGGATGGTACGACATGAACTCTTCTATAAATGTACCAACAAGTACTTCTTCAAAATATGAAGTAATAAAAGATGCTGTTTTCGGAACGTTGAGCGGAAGCTTTAGAAACTATTTATTTGTTGAAGGAACTATTAGAAGAGACAGAACTTCGACTATGAATCCAAATAACAATGCCTTTACTTATCCTTCTGTTAATTCAAGTTTTGTTTTATCTGAAGCTTTTGAATTGCCAGAGTTTATCAGCTATGCAAAAATGCGTGGTTCATGGGGTATTGTAGGTAATTATCCAGATCGTTATGCTGCTAATATTGCTTTTAGCCAGACTTCATTAGGAAATCAAGGAACTACAACTCCTGTATTGATTACCACATCTCCGGCAGAATATGGAAATGAAGGAATTAAGCCAGAAATGAAAACAGAATACGAATTAGGTTTTGAAACTAAATTCTTTGACAGAAGATTAGGGTTGGATTTCTCTTACTACAATGCCACAATCAAAGATCAGATTCTTAATTTAACATTAGCACCAACAACAGGAGCGACTTCTATTTTAGCGAATGTTGGGGAATTAAGCAATAAAGGATTTGAAGTTGCTTTGACAGGTTCTCCTTTTAGAACGCAAAATTTTTCATGGGATGTTACTTTAAACTGGGCTAAAAACATCAATAAAATTGTAAAATTAGCAAACGGTGCTAGTGAATTATTACACGCTGATTATGATGGTTCTGCAGCGCAGCTGAAATCAGTGGTAGGTGAGTCAATGGGAGGAATTTATGCACACCCAGTTAAAACTGATGCAAGCGGCAATAAAATGGTAGATTCTGATGGATATTACATGATTGATGGTGATAAATGGGAGAAATACGGTACAGTAACTCCTAAAGGTGTAGGTGGTTTATTAAACTCTTTTACTTATAAAAATGTGACACTAGATGTCAATGTAGATTATTCTTATGGTGGCTATTTGATGCCAACTGGTGTAAACTGGATGACTTCAAGAGGGTTAACAGAAGAAAGTTTGAAATATAGTACAAATGAGCGTGGAGGTTTAACCTATTATATGGATGGAGCAAAAGGAGTACAGGTTGATAACAGCGCAACTAGTGGTCCTAGTGGACAGACACTTTACCGTGATGGTATGTTGATGGAAGGTGTATTGGCTGATGGTTCTGTCAATACAAACGTAATTTCTCAGGCAGGTTATTATAATATGACTTACAATTGGGGAGGACCTCAATACAGCAGCTCTCGATATGATTTGTATATTCAAAAGAACAACTACGTTAAATTAAGAGAAGTTTCATTGGCTTATAGCATGCCAAAATTATGGGCAGATAAAATAGGGGCTTCTAAATTAACTTTTTCTGTTTTTGGACGTAACTTATTGTATTTCTACAGAACAATTAAAGACATGGATGCTGAAGCAACTACATCAGGATCAAGATGGTCTCAAAACGTAAATAATGCAGGTTTAACTCCATCTACAAGAAGTTTTGGAGCAATGATAAGAGCATCTTTCTAA
- a CDS encoding SusD/RagB family nutrient-binding outer membrane lipoprotein codes for MKKILYISLAAATVFFGSCSQDKFEDAYRDPSKVTTTTVPKQFAGFMKINFEDVIPSYWNYYTVLRSTSLTYTQAHGFVNSTGRYIPGAAVNDRWGRYYKFITQYRELEKVMASLSTAEQTENRIYTITSTIYLYDHTAKMVDNFGDIPFSEAGKIGTTGGNYASAAPKYDNQTELYVKILDDLKAFSAELSSITLSTKVDLEFKNQDLINKGDLTSWKNYCNSLRLRILNRVSAVPSLASRANSEIAEIIAEAKIVDENAENIAFRVYTQDIDLDTSGFIDALEGAYNNVAPKPMIDHMNANSDPREAWLFEKGETATVFEGLDPTLTSGVQQQLLVDGKIAVYNRSVISRNKWLPGTLINAAEVNLILAEYYSRNGNGVTAKTYFEKAIRQSVEYYVRLGDKADVLTWKPTTEPTAAQINAYITNINFDGATTAADRLQLIAFQKYIHYNIMQADEAWAEQRRLKLPVLIFQEDETSTIRKTPPTRWTYPNSESVYNADNYNAVKANDNLSTKIFWDVK; via the coding sequence ATGAAAAAAATATTATATATATCATTAGCAGCAGCTACCGTTTTCTTTGGCTCTTGTTCGCAGGATAAATTTGAAGATGCCTATAGAGATCCGTCTAAAGTAACGACGACGACTGTACCCAAACAGTTTGCCGGATTCATGAAAATTAATTTTGAGGACGTAATTCCTTCCTACTGGAATTATTATACTGTTCTTAGATCAACATCATTAACCTATACTCAGGCGCATGGTTTTGTTAACTCAACAGGACGTTACATTCCTGGAGCAGCTGTTAATGATCGTTGGGGAAGATATTATAAGTTTATTACACAATATAGAGAATTAGAAAAAGTGATGGCTTCTTTGTCTACGGCTGAACAGACAGAAAACAGAATTTATACCATAACTTCGACCATATATTTGTATGATCATACTGCAAAAATGGTTGACAACTTTGGAGATATTCCTTTCTCAGAAGCGGGTAAAATAGGTACTACAGGAGGAAATTACGCAAGTGCAGCACCCAAGTATGATAACCAAACAGAGCTTTATGTTAAGATATTGGATGATTTAAAAGCTTTTTCTGCCGAATTGAGTTCTATTACTTTGTCTACTAAAGTGGACTTGGAATTTAAAAACCAGGATTTAATTAATAAAGGAGATTTAACAAGCTGGAAAAATTACTGTAACTCTTTGCGTTTAAGAATTCTAAACAGAGTTTCTGCGGTTCCTTCTTTAGCAAGCAGAGCAAATTCGGAAATTGCAGAAATTATTGCAGAAGCTAAAATTGTAGATGAAAATGCAGAAAACATTGCATTTAGAGTTTACACTCAAGATATTGATTTAGATACTTCTGGTTTTATTGATGCTTTGGAAGGTGCGTACAATAATGTGGCTCCAAAACCTATGATCGATCATATGAATGCAAACAGCGATCCTCGTGAAGCTTGGTTATTCGAAAAAGGAGAAACAGCTACAGTTTTTGAAGGACTTGACCCAACGTTGACTTCTGGAGTGCAGCAACAATTGTTAGTAGATGGTAAAATAGCAGTTTACAACAGATCTGTAATCAGCAGAAACAAATGGCTGCCGGGAACATTGATAAATGCTGCAGAAGTGAATTTGATTTTAGCCGAATATTACTCAAGAAATGGTAATGGTGTTACAGCAAAAACATATTTTGAAAAAGCAATCAGACAATCAGTTGAATACTATGTAAGATTGGGTGATAAAGCTGATGTTTTAACTTGGAAACCTACCACAGAACCAACGGCAGCACAAATTAATGCTTACATAACAAATATAAATTTTGATGGAGCAACAACTGCCGCAGATCGATTACAGTTAATTGCATTCCAAAAATATATTCACTATAATATAATGCAGGCAGATGAAGCTTGGGCTGAACAGAGAAGATTGAAACTACCGGTGCTTATTTTTCAAGAAGATGAAACTAGTACCATTAGAAAAACACCACCAACACGCTGGACATATCCAAATTCAGAAAGTGTTTATAATGCAGATAATTATAATGCTGTTAAAGCAAATGATAATTTGAGTACCAAAATTTTCTGGGATGTAAAATAG